The Alnus glutinosa chromosome 3, dhAlnGlut1.1, whole genome shotgun sequence nucleotide sequence CATTCAGCCACttggattttgtatttttgtttctttaagaGAATGATTGCACCAGGATTCAATAAAGAAAGCAAATGCTATTGATTTGAATACTATTATATGCTAACCCTACACCAAGCCTAACCCCAAAACAATCCCAAGATCAGACCCCAAATTAAGGAAGTAAGCTACTACATAGCATTAGTTTAATTTATGGCTGAAAATACTGCCCACCAGCTTTCTGTCCCACTTTTGTAATAAAGCAAAAGGCAGGAATAAATgaaacaagaaaggaaagagagaagaaacatATATGCAAAGTTTCTGAACCCTTCCCTCTATAAAATTGTTTTAAGATCATAGGCTTAAGTTTGTTCAACCTCATCAAGAAAGCGAAGAGAAGTCTCAAAGCTTTTGTTCGGAAACATGACAAAGTGAAGAGATCGAGaaagtaaaagagaaaaagaaaggaatccCTTTTTCCTTTGTGGCATGAATTGAAGTGTTTTTACAGATAGAGCTCATCAGTGCACCAAATGATGGCTCAAAACCCTAACCGGTGGAGCATGCATCCACCATCTCTCTTTCCTCAATATGCGCTTCCTTTGAACCCTTTGCCAGATGACCAAGAGCATCCACAGTCATGGAGCCAACTACTACTGtaaaaccccccccccccctctctccagTTCAGCttgtttcttatatatatatactcttcaCTGGCTTTAATGCATTTATTCATTGGATTTTTAATGTTGAacttaatttaatcatatattgtgttttcaagtttttgttaaactatatatatatatatatatcaactttCGTTTCTCATGGGTTTTTGATCTACAAACTGAGCTGAACTATCTCCCTAGCTCTCTGCTTAAttatacattattattattttggtttagTTTTTTCCTGGGTTTTGGTTTTTGCAATGACATGCCTTAGGGGTTTCATTTAATTTGGTGATTGTTTTGCAGAGGAGGATTGTCGGCAGGCGACGAAGATAAGTTTCTTATGAATAATTTTCAACCTAAAAGGTTAGAGAATTGGGAGGATCaccaaatcttaaataatccaTCTCCAAGGGTTCCCGTTATTGATGCAATAAAGCAAGAAGTTTCCCAAAACAGCAATTTGTACAGTCACGGAGATGAAGATTTTCAGGCACCTAGATCTGCTTGGTCCCAAATGATGCCAGTTTCTTCCCCTAGCTCTTGTGTTACCAGTTTcaggaataataataataataataatttattcgACTTCTCTTATAACAAGGTGGATGGAAGGAATATTGAACATCCAGATCAGTCATCTGATCAGgtaaagattattattattattatttaaaatattatttgttttgtatGACTAATTAAAGCTATATATTTCCTGAACATGTATTTTCTCTTTCACTAGGTTAGTAGCACAGCCAGTGGTGGGGTACCTAAGAAGGCTAAGCTTCTGTCCTCTTCAAGCCAACCACCTCTAAAGGTGACATAGAATCTCTGTGTCTTTCTTGATTGTCCATTTCTTTAAGCATGTATTATTCTTCTGCTAGCTAGTAAGTAGTGACAATCCATCAACAGAattagggaaaagaaaagaaagatgggtAGAAAAAACAACACGGTATGATAACTAACTGTCCTTTAATACCAGTTGGTATAACAAAACGAAGTCATATTCTGGTTTTCTTCCTTGTGTTTATTGTGAGGCAGGTCAGAAAGGAGAAGCTAGGTGATAGAATAACAGCCCTTCACCAGATGGTTTCCCCATTTGGAAAGGTAAACCAAACCCAGCACTCTGAACGCAAAGAATACTAGTggttaattttctttatttctttctctatcttcttcttctttttttttttttttttttttttttttccaaaaaaaaaaaaaaaataacccatAGAGAGATTTCTTAGAATTCTTATCCTTTTCTAATCATTTGGGTTTCTCTTTTGACATTAAAGAAGATGCATGATAAAGATGACTAGGGTTTTCCCTTTTGCAGACTGACACTGCTTCTGTCTTGCTAGAAGCCTTTGGGTATATCAGATTCCTTGTGGGTCAAATTGAGGTGATGTTCCTTCTACATATTATGCTCTGGAAGCAACTTAGAATCAGTGAGAGCATGCACTTAAAGTTTCAATAATTCATGCTTTAGTTGTGGGAGTTAAAAAAGTTTATTCTTTTCCCTACCTTGAAATTAATGCAGGCCCTCAGCTCCCCTTACCTGGGTAACGAATCAAAAAACACAAGGAACCAGCAGTCTGTAAGTACCCATATATGTATACCATTTACCCATTTCCCAATGGGTAACTACAATTCCCTCTACACAAAGTAGCTAGGCACACCGCACATATATGTTTCAGAGAGCATGCATGTGTGACAAATTgtactaaaatataaaaatgataagAGAGAAATTGTTTTAGGTTCAAGGAGAAAGAAGCTGTGCATTTCCTGAAGACTCCGGACAGGTATGCTTTATTGGATCCATCAACCCCCAAAAGCAAGTAAAGGAGGCTTTGCCATTGGAAAGCATCTTATGAACTAAAATATTCGTTAAGAAAAGCACTAAAAGAACAAGGTTCTTAgctttataaaactttttgaTTGATAAAGGTTAATTAAATATAAGTATAATTTATGACTGCCTAATTACTTTGGAGTCGTGAAAGGTTTTGAGAAAGATAGAAAATACTTATTAAGTTTCTCAATTTGTTTTTCCCATCGATCTAGCTGTTGAATGAGACCTGCCTGAAAAGGAAGGGAGCTTCTAACCAggtattctttcatttttttttttttaatttttatgaaagCTGTTTCTCCTTCAATTGATTTGATGAGATCATCATAAATTTATTTCGCATCTGAATCATTATTTTCATCACCATCattgctattattattattagtatatATAATAAAGAAGTAAACATGCATCTTGGGCATTGCTGGAACTTTCACATAAAATAAAgcccttatttttgttttatttgataaaaagaatgctttatatatatatatatatatatagataacaGAAGAAAAGAAGTTGATTCTTGTTTGAACGGTATCAAATTCCCAAAGATTCTTATTTCTCTTTTCTGGATATCAGGATCCCCAAGAAAAACCAAAGGACCTAGCGAGTAGAGGGTTGTGCTTGGTTCCTGTGTCTTGCACTCAGCATGTAGGAAATGACAGTGGACCTGACTATTGGGCTCCGGCTTACGGGACTAGTGGGTTTTGACAAATTAAGCAGCCTGAGCTGGAGCATGCATGCATGGAATCACATAATATCATGAGCAGTCACTCTGCAGTAATCTAAGGCTGAGTGCTCATGATGCTATGCATTCTCAATTAATTCCATGTATCAACCATTTAATTGCTCGATTTCTAATTTCAGATAATCAAGCTTGTATCTTCTTTTTCCCCTTTAAGCCATATATGATACAAAGCTAGCTTCATATGCGCGAATTGCTAGTCCAAacgagtaattttagaagtcattctTTTGTCACTCTTGCGTCTAAGGACGGGTTGGGAGGCCGGTATAGGCCATGCCCCCCCTCTCCCCCaccctcaattccaaaaaaagaaaaaaaggtaaaaaaaaattatatagtaaaaaataaaaatttagcctattggtCCTTACCAACAATTTGTTTTTGGCCCCTGGCCCTTGGCTCctacccataagaacttctggctctcTCTGCTTGTGTCCAtccaaaaatgatgtgacttttaaaatcatcacttgatcaaaattcaagagtattcaatcacaagttcaatggtTATTTTAAAAACCACGTCATTTTTGGATAAGATTGGCAAAAGAGTGACTTATAACATTACTTCAGTAATAAAGATGTCACGCCTTCTGTCAGCAAACAATCACACGGTCTTAGATTCAATTATTATCAAATGGACAAAGTTCATAGTTCATTGCTGTTTAATTGTATAATGGATAAATTAATCCAATGgtgaaagaaattttatttcttgCACTCGGCATAAATTGACCACAAAGTAATCACTGATCAAATCAAGCATAGAGTCAATCTTATTAATTACCCCAAAGATAATGCCCTCGACTATTCAGCTCATTAACTTGCTTatctatataatttatttttattttttattatatatataatatataggaaGTTCATCGGCAGACAATTAAGTAGGTAGAGAAGTTGCTAAACATATATATCTAATAAATAACTTCAAACCGTGTGATTACGATTGGTGCAGTACTAGTTTCTATCAAACACTGAAAGTGATTTACCAAGCAGTCACAAGCATGAAGATTTTTGCcacggaaaagaaaaaatatggaGGCCAATAACAGCCAACACCAAATCAACCTTTTATGCACTTAGCTATGGCTCCATTAACCGAAACAAACATGGCGTCAAGCAAAGtaccaacaaaaaataaagtagtTCCATCTGCCAAAGAATCATTGTTTGGTATTGCTGAAAGGGCAAATATTCGAATGCTTGGAGAAAAATTaaacccattatatatatatactgcaaAGATGACAAAGAATGAACCCCCCGCCCCTTGGCGGAATAATGCCTTTATGTGGAATTGACAActctgcagagaaaacaaggtaATGAGATAAccttattaaaaacaatgagaTAGAGAGAAAACTCTAAGACAAATCCAGGGAGATaatgcagagaaaacaaggatggGAGAAAACCATAAGGCAAATCCATGGGGATAACGTTgtagaaaaaacaataaagtgAGAGGACCCTCGGTTTTCAggttgatgtgaattttaaatgtactcgtaagtgcacgaatcgtttgcaataaagggttttgcaagtgcgaggtcgatcctacagggaattgtgttcttgaaaataaatttatgactaaattaattaaatcttaacctagttcaaaaaaaaaaacgtttgattttttataaaaagaaaaacaacataaagtaaataaagtagaataaaacaaaagaaaaggtactaaggttttggaatccacacccaccaaatcatagcaacatattctcatgttcatcaatacacatccgaagttctcaccatacaaatcttatgtatgttctactatgcttaaaaaaatcattaaatcattcaatgaatccgttctttacacaaatcacaaaatatatccggtttaaaccaaatcataaaatgtatccgtagaacgaaacacaatgaatatccaacgttttgataaataaaaatccaagcaatcaattatgtgaaattatctcaaatcatcaaatgtatccttgaatcacaaaagatatccaagaatcattccacacattgaaaagaagtaaaacataggaaacattaaaccaaataaaatcggatagtataaacttacatgaaaatattgttgctcttcaatggtgaggctttatcctcaaccttagttgaaaaattagctacacatggctattgaaaataaaacctaccctaaagaaaaactaaaaagaagaaaatatatttgaactCTAGCTTCACCCCCTTTTTTCTTGagccttagaggtctatttatagggagaaaacaaatcctaaaagccatagaattcctagaaaaatcggaggttagtctcatagtttgagtaggagactcaaaacttaatccaagaaggaaaaggactccaaattcgtccagatttgtggcCTTTTATTGCGGGGTACTTTTTGCATagcagacgtccgaattaggaaaatcctatttcacaatgatttgtaaaaaattgaattagctttccaacaccgcTTGATTAATCTTAATCGAatatttgagctgaaagttatggccaaaatactataacatgtgctgaatttaaaatttagtccaatccgattttgactccaattagagaaattccgatttagtcctcttcttgatttggttgaacataaccacatcatctaggtcttctcaaagtgtgctttctttcaccataaagctattgttttctctcaatgacctgcaaaatactaaaataccaaaactaacaaaaaatattagaaaataacaaaactaaaggtttagtaaatgcaaattaaggggtctacatatgcaatatttgacactcatcacaGGTAATCCTTGATTTCTGGTTTAAGGTTTATAGGTTTGCAAGTTTTCAGGAGGCATGGAGCAATCCCCGTagatagggagaaaaccctaagaataaaacaaaaaagaatgaggggtcggatttaaccctcggtttTTAGGTTATAGATTTACAGGTATAAGGGAGCTATCGTGGAGATAAGGAGACAACCTTTCAAAGAAAAcaagacagggagaaaaccttCGGTTTTCAAGTTTAACTCAGGCTATGGGGGGTACATATTATATTGCGTGTTAACAAAGTTTGATTGAAGAAATCACAGAGGCATCACATAATTTCAGAAGTTAATACATGAAAAAGCTCTTTCATTCATTACTGGGAGAAAATTACAAAGTTCACTAAGGAGCACCACCATCGGCAACTTCAGACCCGAGACATTCGAAGTTAGGAGGCTAAATATTGTTCAAGCCTCAGAACAAGCCAAGGCTCGGATTttccaaaacataaaatttcaattattcGAGCATGCATTGGATAAGGGAATTGAGGGGTAATTGTTTGGAATAATCCTACTCCAAGTCGAATTGACAGTAGTCCCAATCTGGGTCCAATAATGACTAATTGAAGAATCTGGTCAACAGTCCAACTCCTAGTTGGGAATAAGACTCCTAGACCAAATCAAACTTTAGGAATCCCTAGTTCAATTGGGAGTAGAAAACCTAATttaggtttgactccacctatTTGCCTAGAAATAAGCGCATACTCTAGGTATAAACGAGAGATTGATTATCTTATGCATTGAGCAAACTTTTCTCTTAGAAGCTGACTTAGATATCGGAGTGAGAACCCCAGAAGggtcttttaattttagttgtttgaAAGTATTCTTGGGGAGTgtgaaaaacatcaaataacGTGGAGTTCTCATCGTatcgaaaactgtaccaacagtagtacacagagagagagagagagagagagagagagagagagagagagagagagagagagagagatcattcTTCCTACAAAATACTGTTTGGactgagtaatgctaaaagtcaCTCTTTTAATTTGTCACTTTTGTGttcctccaaaaatgatgtggcttttaaaataataGCCAAGGAAGAAGAATGATTCATTTTCAATCAAATTATGGATGAGAGAAGTGGGCTTGTCCATCACAATTATGGtatttcattttccaaaatttaattaaGTTTGATTACCaccaaaaagtgaaaaacaatggaaattttatttgaccattgaaaaatttCATACCTACATTCCTagtatattattttctttcacaaaatgcgggagatttctttttctttatctatatatatatatatatagatttaatGATTACCCCATTAATATAATGAGGCATAGACTCCAAATACTTATGCTTTCATTTTGACCAACTTAAATCTTGCCTACTACCGCATCGGCGCTTTTGTGTTTTCCTATTGGTAACatgagtaatactatttagtagattatTATTCGACTGCAATATACATGGGGGATGATGTGGCAGTGAATACTATTTCttgattggaattttttttttttacaagtattgATCTAAAtactgattttcactgtcatatcatcaagttgcatgacagtcgtataagagtctactaaatagtattactcttttgtGCTCAGTGTGTGCGTAGTTCATGGTTATAATCTTGTTGCCATACAAGTTGaaactgcattttttttctctttcttttaatttggaaGAGGGGAACGGGAAAAGGGGAAGTTGAAATCACTTTTTGAAAGCATTTTTATCCTTAAGAAAATGATTGCTCAATATGGATGGATGctaataattcattttttactctagttgacttctaaattatttttgcaATGCATAATCAGCATTGTTCAGCAAGATCATGAAAATAATCACAAACTATTAATCCTTCAAATTGAATCAAGGGATGCgtcttcatctctctctctctctctctctctctctctctctctctctctctctctccctatctgtACTTTAGCATTAAAATTGCTCAGTTATGAGGTCTTTTTAGTTAAgtgttatttataattttaatattaatttaattttagtttttaagaacAAAATCCATCTTACATTGATATCCACAAGATAACCTGTTGTCAAGAAATAGGAACAAAAGGTTCGCTATTAATAATATCATAGATGCTGCGTGGAATTCCTTCCGTTCAAATTGAATCTACGACATGAGTAACTGCCTGTCTAGCTCGGTGTAACACTCAAGGAATTTATTAGGataattaagaatgttttggtATAAATATTGGTAGGAAACACGATCCTTGTGATACGGACATAATCTTAAAAGGGCTACGTGGCAGTGTAGCCCTCAAGCTAGCAGTGAATAAGGAGTAGtatctccatattttctttccatagATGTTATAGCTAATAAGAAATAGAATTCCACTAGTCTTGTTCTTTCCTAGCTAGATTTTCTACATGTTGTAAAGACAACTAGACCTAATGATTAAATCTTATGACCAAGCCGTCTTCTATTTAAGTATAACCCTAATGAATAAAGCAGCATGCTAATTATTATCAAAAAACTAGAACATCTTTTGGGGTCTTGGAGGTCACGGCTCCTTCGAAGTAGCCATatcattttttcctttgttcttttgctatttgattgcatcaagtggtatcaaagctagGGTTCCTCTTCTTTTAGCAAGAAATTGTTAAACCAAGAGGCCCGGTTTCCTTCAAAAgaaaccataaaaaaatttgagagaaaagaaagatagtCATCATAGGCCGTTCCCGGAACAAAAGTAGGGCCTACCATGATTTTTCGCTCTAGTCAAAGCCAGCATCACGCTCCCTCATGCAAAGAACTCAGCAACAACTCATGGAAGGATGGATGGGCAGCTTGCAGCAGTCGGTGCACTCCCTAAATGAGGGACATCAGTAACTCATGGCTTTAATTATTGAAGTTTAAGAGATGTTGTCCACCCAAGGCAAGAACTGACGTGAAGAAGGGGAGTCAAGCTAGATTTTCCCCGGTTCAATGGGGAAGAATATCCAACCAAATGGTATGCAGGGCAGAACAATTTTTCAGATTCCAAGGAACCAACGAAGAAGACAAAGTTGCATTGGCTTCTTTCCACTTAGAAGGAGAAGCCCAACTCTGGTTTCAAATACTGATACTGTAAGGGAGGGAAATATGCTAGATAGAATTTAAGGAAGGGGTATTCGCTTGTTTTGGGCCTACCCAATTCTATGATCCCTTTGGAGAACTAACCAAATTATAGTAAGAAGGAAGTGTAAGGGATTACCAAGCCAAGTTCAAGTCCCTACTCTCAAAGATAGGAACTTTATCATAGAGCCAACATGTTAGCTGTTTTGTAAGCGGCCTAAAGGAGGTAATCAAGGCGGAAGTCACTGCTAGATGACCCCTTACTCTCACTTCAGCCATTAGCATAGCAAGAGTCTATGAGGCCCGCAACATGGCTATGAAAAAACACGTCCCTTTAGAGATACGGAGACCACACCTGACCCCCCGGAGCACTACGGGTCAGCCACCTCATCCCATCAAAAGGTTAACACCTGAAGATCTAGAGGAGAGGCAAGAGAAGGGTCTATGTTTCAAGTGTAATGAGAAGTATGGTCTAGGGCATCATTGCAAATAGCTTTTCATGATTGAAGCTTACttgagagaaaatgaagatGGGGATGTGATGACATAAGAAGATGAGGAGGACACCCTGGAGATTTCCTTGCACGCCATTACCTGTAAGGACACACCCGAAACCATGAAGATCTATGGGAGGATTGGGCGATCAATTTTTCTAGCCCTCATTAATTCGGGCAGCACTCATAATTTTATGAGTATAGCCCTTGCCTGCTTGTTGAAGTTGCAGCCTGCAAAGGAGGGAGGGATGGATGTGATCATCGCCTTAGGAGAAAAAATACGCAGTCCAGGTAAATGCGATTAGATTCCAGTAGAGTTACAAGGCAGAATTTTTATAGTAGATTTTTATATTATGCAATTGGAAGGTTATGCAGTTGTGTTAGACACTCAATGGTTACAGTTTTTGGGACCCATACGCTGGGATTTTGAGAACTTGGAGATGCACTTTGTGTGGAATATGGAGCACATAGTATTACATAGAATTAAGAATAGGTTTGGCAGGTCAAGAGAGTTCTTATCTCTCCATCCAAAAGAAGCCGAAAATAGCAGGGGGTGCTAAAACAGAATTgtaaggagaagaaagaagagatggaGCAAATGTTGGAAGAGAATGAAGTGGTTTTTGCAAAACCTAGGGAGCTGCCCCCGCCACGTAGCCACGATCATCGCAACATCTTGCAAAAAGGAGCTGGTCCGATCAGTGTTAAGCCTACCAGTatctatttttttagaaaatggaGATTGAAGAGCAAGTAAAGGATATGCTGAAAAGAGGCATAATCTGGCCCTCCAACAGTCCCTATTCATCACTGATACTCCTAGTCAAGAAAGGGGATGGAACATGGCGGATGTGTGTAAACTACCGAGAATTAAACAAGAGCACGGTGAAGGACAAATTTCCAATACCCGTCATAGATGAACTCAATGGggccaaaaatttcaccaaGTTGGATTTGAGTTCGGGATATCACCAAGTTCGGGTAGCAGAGGAAGATATTGAGAAGACCGCCTTCTGCACTCATCATGTGCTCTATGAGTTCCTTGTCATGCCGTTCGGCTTGACGAATGCTCCctccaccttccaatctctcATGAATGAGGTATTCCATTCTCACCTTTGCAAATTTGTCTTGGTTTCTTTGATGACATCTTAATATATAGTAGTGAGTGGGCACCACACATGGAACATGTGAGAAAGATGATGGACTTGTTGGAAAAACAGCAACTCTATGTCAAAAGAACCAAGTGCAGTTTTGGGCAGCAAGAAGTCCACTATCTGGGCCATGTAATCTCCCCTAAAGGCATGGGGGTTGACTCCGAGAAGGTAGAAGGAATGAAGAAGTGGCCCAAACCAGAAACGCCCAAGGCCATGCGAGGGTTTCTAGGCCTCACGGGGTATTATCGGCACTTTATATAGGATTATGGGAAGATAGCAGCCCCATTGAATCAAATGTTGAAGAAAAACAACTTTGCTTTGACTGCAGCAACAAAGAATGCCTTTGAGAATCTCAAGCAAGCCATGATCAAAGCCTTGGTACTCGCTTTACCAAATTTCTCTAAGGCGTTCGTGGTAGAATGCGATGCCTGTGGAGTGAGCATAGGTGTTGTTTTACATTAGGAGCGGCCCATAGCTTTTTTTAGTCAAGAACTGCAGGGAACATAGCTCTTGCTGTCCACGTACGAGAAGGAGATGTTAGCCTTGGTGAtggtgttgtgcaaatatctacctaaataaataggcaaatacttgtacgttttactcgcaagtgcacaagatcaaaacaatagtatagcaggcaaatacgagatcattcccacgaggattggtataaattgtatttaaagaggaattcctaaaagcgatatgttgaataagacgggataaaagattgaattaaaaatactatgaagaaaaggtagggcttcgatatccaccgctaatcatactcaaataagattcgcaatatgcacaatactacaatcataacatgatgcttaatgtttaccagccacaagggaatggtatcttctcctaaagctattgatttccctaagcaac carries:
- the LOC133864768 gene encoding transcription factor bHLH68-like translates to MMAQNPNRWSMHPPSLFPQYALPLNPLPDDQEHPQSWSQLLLGGLSAGDEDKFLMNNFQPKRLENWEDHQILNNPSPRVPVIDAIKQEVSQNSNLYSHGDEDFQAPRSAWSQMMPVSSPSSCVTSFRNNNNNNNLFDFSYNKVDGRNIEHPDQSSDQVSSTASGGVPKKAKLLSSSSQPPLKVRKEKLGDRITALHQMVSPFGKTDTASVLLEAFGYIRFLVGQIEALSSPYLGNESKNTRNQQSVQGERSCAFPEDSGQLLNETCLKRKGASNQDPQEKPKDLASRGLCLVPVSCTQHVGNDSGPDYWAPAYGTSGF